The Cystobacter fuscus DSM 2262 genome includes a window with the following:
- a CDS encoding aldo/keto reductase yields MIRRPLGAQGPHVSALGFGAGPVGSPELSEEAAHALLHGVLDAGITLLDTAPSYGQSEERIGRALQGRRHEFVLSTKCGYGVPGVEDWTGPCITQGIEQALRRLRTDFIDVVHFHSCPVEVLERPGVVDALQAAVQRGQVRVAAYSGDNEALAWALRSGAFGSVQLSLNLFDQRALDTALPLARERGIGVIAKRPLGNAPWRFPQRPGAHDIATYWDRMHALGLDPQGLDWNEFALRFTAFTPGVVSCIVGTTRLEHLQHNLRALEQGPLPEPLVHSIRDAFHRQGAAWDGLI; encoded by the coding sequence ATGATTCGCCGTCCCCTGGGCGCCCAAGGCCCACACGTGTCCGCGCTGGGCTTCGGAGCCGGACCCGTGGGCAGTCCCGAGTTGTCCGAGGAGGCGGCCCACGCGCTGCTGCACGGGGTGCTCGACGCGGGCATCACCCTGCTCGACACCGCCCCGAGCTACGGCCAGTCCGAGGAGCGCATCGGCCGGGCGCTCCAGGGCCGGCGCCACGAGTTCGTCCTCTCCACCAAGTGCGGCTACGGCGTGCCCGGCGTGGAGGACTGGACGGGGCCCTGCATCACCCAGGGGATTGAACAGGCCCTGCGCCGGCTGCGCACCGACTTCATCGACGTGGTGCACTTCCACTCGTGTCCCGTGGAGGTGCTCGAGCGCCCCGGCGTGGTGGACGCGCTCCAGGCCGCCGTCCAGCGGGGCCAGGTGCGCGTCGCCGCGTACTCGGGCGACAACGAGGCCCTCGCCTGGGCCCTGCGCTCGGGGGCGTTCGGCTCGGTGCAGCTGTCGCTCAACCTCTTCGACCAGCGCGCGCTCGACACGGCCCTGCCCCTGGCCCGGGAGCGGGGCATCGGCGTCATCGCCAAGCGGCCCCTGGGCAACGCCCCCTGGCGCTTCCCCCAGCGCCCCGGCGCCCACGACATCGCCACGTACTGGGACCGCATGCACGCGCTCGGGTTGGATCCCCAAGGACTGGACTGGAACGAGTTCGCCCTGCGCTTCACCGCCTTCACTCCGGGCGTGGTGAGCTGCATCGTGGGCACCACGCGCCTGGAGCACCTCCAGCACAACCTGCGCGCCCTCGAGCAGGGCCCTCTGCCCGAGCCCCTCGTGCACTCCATCCGCGACGCGTTCCACCGCCAGGGCGCCGCCTGGGACGGCCTCATCTGA
- a CDS encoding GNAT family N-acetyltransferase, with the protein MIRSATPEDVPVIARLIRALAEYEKLSHLAILKEEDLKRHLFGERPHAEVVVAEEAGTVVGFALFFHTYSTFLARPSLYLEDLFVLPEHRGRGHGKGLLSHLARLAVERGCGRFEWSVLDWNAPAIAFYESVGAVPLSEWTVFRLTGEALTRLAGST; encoded by the coding sequence ATGATCCGTTCCGCTACCCCCGAGGACGTCCCCGTCATCGCCCGGCTCATCCGGGCCCTGGCCGAGTATGAGAAGCTCTCCCATCTGGCCATCCTGAAGGAAGAAGACCTGAAGCGTCACCTGTTTGGCGAGCGGCCCCATGCCGAGGTCGTCGTCGCCGAGGAGGCGGGCACGGTGGTGGGCTTCGCCCTCTTCTTCCACACCTACTCCACCTTCCTCGCCCGGCCGAGCCTGTACCTGGAGGACCTCTTCGTGCTGCCCGAGCACCGGGGCCGGGGCCATGGCAAGGGCCTGCTGTCGCACCTGGCGCGGCTCGCCGTCGAGCGGGGCTGCGGGCGCTTCGAGTGGTCCGTGCTGGACTGGAACGCGCCCGCCATCGCCTTCTACGAGTCGGTCGGCGCCGTGCCCTTGAGCGAGTGGACCGTCTTCCGGCTCACGGGAGAGGCCCTGACGCGGCTGGCGGGAAGCACGTAG
- a CDS encoding lamin tail domain-containing protein yields the protein MKHAPPSLARLVAWSALLLGLSLGGSACRDEPNPPPPPVREMPDAERSSVEVNPARGVRANGQDTVEIRVTVRTADGTPLEGRAVTVEASGEGNTLGQPSGPTDAQGVAVATLASTSAGTKTVTATVDAEGGPVTLASRPTVEFVSLAAPHLVFTGAPSSGTAGKPLGTFEVTIQDASGQTVTDASDTVTVALGEGSPSAELKGTVSVAAVNGVARFSTLVLEKAAAGYTLVASAAGLASATSSPFEVLPAPAAPTKLVFTQQPSNRGAGETFEVRVAVTDASGNRLSVSAPRVTLALNKGTLAGTTSVDPVDGVASFPGLSITEAGTGYVLTASAEGLDSASSDSFDIASTGTPAMLVFRTQPTSAKVREVMPAVTVAITDEFGNVLSVDSPDVTLGLVGGNNAAELLGTVTVKPVAGLATFSTLSVDQQGTDFWLVAMAGTLDSATSGKFTIVDDVAPSAVSLTVAELTANAVTLAWTAVGDDGTLGIASSYELRYSLSPITEASFEAATPVSVGVPKDPGSAESARVTGLVRATHYYFGLKVRDDVGNSSLSLVDTTTPEDVCAGVTCAPDAPVCAADGVSRTTYTAACVDENGTGTCKRTETTTACTGASAVCFNAQCDTAPKPTANQLLVSEVMHSPSSGTTEYVELTNATDGLLNLNGLTVTYKNSSDAVRSFQVGSGSTPLVVGRKGHFVLAQNKDRATNGGVSASYQYPSAIALEGSGSFIVANGASTVTEFRYTPSFPQSTGKSMNLSSLVQGTRAAAQPWYWCDSTDALSGGDYGTPEAANTACGMTASPVVSLCYIQSPKTIPPTQAGTPVTVSSRFKATSVTDRNTAGNDGYPYVVAELGYGPDTSPAPDWTWTTISFNGAYAPTVSDEDETLGTLSISTPGSYKYGFRYSFKDPVTGAQSAYVYCGVSDISDPTNGVFGTVTITVPPAPMTDHVVISEFASKNAVAGSTDPNHDDEFIELYNPTNAAVALTGWKIQYASPTGGFNNLAGLTSLGSIPAKGFYLIALKDKFTGPTPDATYTGLTGHNGGGLRILDAAGKVVDLLGWGTASAANREGTAAPAIDNAQAGSSIERKSVASSTADTMKPGGGDALRGNGYDSDNNGSDFVVRATRDPQNSSSAPESP from the coding sequence ATGAAGCATGCCCCCCCCTCGCTCGCGCGGCTGGTCGCGTGGAGTGCGTTGTTGCTCGGTCTGTCCCTTGGCGGATCGGCATGTCGCGATGAGCCGAACCCGCCTCCTCCGCCAGTGCGGGAGATGCCGGACGCGGAGCGCTCGTCGGTGGAGGTGAACCCGGCACGGGGCGTGCGCGCCAACGGCCAGGACACCGTGGAGATCCGGGTGACGGTGCGCACGGCGGATGGCACTCCGCTGGAGGGCCGTGCGGTGACGGTGGAGGCCTCGGGCGAGGGCAACACGCTGGGGCAGCCGTCGGGCCCCACGGACGCGCAGGGCGTGGCGGTCGCGACGCTCGCGTCCACCTCCGCGGGCACGAAGACGGTGACGGCCACGGTGGACGCGGAAGGGGGCCCCGTGACACTGGCCTCGCGGCCCACCGTCGAGTTCGTCTCCCTTGCTGCCCCCCATCTGGTCTTCACCGGGGCGCCCTCGTCCGGCACGGCGGGCAAGCCGCTGGGCACCTTCGAGGTCACCATCCAGGACGCGAGCGGCCAGACGGTGACGGACGCCAGCGACACGGTGACGGTGGCGCTCGGCGAGGGCTCTCCCTCGGCCGAGCTGAAGGGGACGGTGTCCGTGGCGGCGGTCAATGGCGTGGCGCGCTTCTCCACGTTGGTGCTCGAGAAGGCCGCGGCGGGCTACACCCTGGTGGCGAGCGCCGCCGGCCTGGCGTCGGCGACGAGCTCCCCCTTCGAGGTGCTGCCCGCGCCGGCCGCCCCCACGAAACTCGTCTTCACCCAGCAGCCCTCCAACCGGGGCGCTGGAGAGACCTTCGAGGTGCGGGTGGCCGTGACGGATGCTTCCGGCAACCGGCTCTCCGTCTCCGCCCCGCGGGTGACGCTCGCCCTCAACAAGGGCACGCTGGCGGGGACCACGTCCGTGGACCCCGTGGATGGCGTGGCGTCCTTCCCGGGCCTCTCCATCACCGAGGCGGGCACCGGCTACGTGCTGACGGCCTCCGCCGAGGGGCTGGACTCCGCTTCGAGCGATTCCTTCGACATCGCCAGCACGGGGACGCCCGCGATGCTGGTGTTCCGCACGCAGCCCACCAGCGCCAAGGTTCGCGAGGTGATGCCCGCGGTGACCGTGGCCATCACCGACGAGTTCGGCAACGTGCTCTCCGTGGACTCGCCCGACGTCACGTTGGGCCTGGTGGGCGGCAACAACGCGGCCGAGTTGCTGGGCACCGTGACCGTGAAGCCCGTGGCGGGACTCGCCACCTTCTCCACGTTGAGCGTGGACCAGCAGGGCACGGATTTCTGGCTCGTCGCCATGGCGGGCACGCTGGACAGCGCCACCAGCGGCAAGTTCACCATCGTGGATGACGTCGCGCCGAGCGCCGTGTCTCTCACGGTGGCCGAGCTCACGGCCAACGCGGTGACCCTGGCCTGGACGGCCGTGGGCGATGACGGGACGCTGGGCATCGCCTCCAGCTACGAGTTGCGCTACTCCCTGAGCCCCATCACCGAGGCGTCGTTCGAGGCCGCCACGCCGGTGAGCGTGGGCGTGCCCAAGGACCCGGGCAGCGCGGAGTCGGCGCGCGTCACCGGCCTGGTGCGAGCCACCCACTACTACTTCGGGCTGAAGGTGAGGGATGACGTCGGCAACTCCAGTCTGTCCCTCGTGGACACGACCACGCCCGAGGACGTGTGCGCGGGCGTGACCTGCGCTCCGGATGCTCCCGTCTGCGCGGCGGATGGGGTCTCGCGGACCACCTACACGGCGGCCTGTGTCGACGAGAATGGCACCGGCACCTGCAAGCGGACGGAGACGACCACCGCGTGCACGGGCGCCAGCGCCGTCTGCTTCAACGCCCAGTGCGACACGGCCCCGAAGCCCACGGCCAACCAGTTGCTCGTCTCCGAGGTGATGCACTCGCCCTCGAGCGGGACGACCGAGTACGTCGAGCTGACCAACGCCACGGATGGCCTGCTCAACCTCAACGGCCTCACGGTGACGTACAAGAACAGCTCGGACGCCGTGCGCTCGTTCCAGGTGGGCTCGGGGAGCACGCCGCTGGTGGTGGGCCGCAAGGGCCACTTCGTCCTGGCCCAGAACAAGGACCGGGCCACCAATGGTGGCGTCTCCGCCAGCTATCAGTACCCCAGCGCGATCGCCCTGGAGGGCTCGGGGTCGTTCATCGTCGCCAATGGCGCCAGCACGGTGACGGAGTTCCGCTATACGCCGTCCTTCCCCCAGAGCACGGGCAAGTCGATGAATCTCTCCTCGCTCGTCCAGGGGACGCGCGCCGCGGCCCAGCCCTGGTACTGGTGTGACTCGACCGATGCGCTCTCGGGCGGGGACTACGGCACGCCCGAGGCCGCCAACACCGCGTGCGGCATGACGGCCAGCCCGGTCGTGAGCCTCTGCTACATCCAGAGCCCGAAGACGATTCCGCCCACCCAGGCGGGCACGCCGGTGACTGTCTCCAGCCGGTTCAAGGCCACGAGCGTGACGGACCGGAACACGGCTGGAAACGACGGCTACCCCTACGTGGTGGCGGAGCTGGGCTACGGCCCGGACACGAGCCCCGCGCCGGACTGGACCTGGACGACCATCTCCTTCAATGGGGCGTACGCGCCCACGGTCAGCGACGAGGACGAGACGCTCGGCACGCTGAGCATCTCCACGCCCGGCTCGTACAAGTACGGCTTCCGCTACTCCTTCAAGGACCCGGTCACGGGCGCGCAGTCGGCCTACGTCTACTGCGGTGTGAGCGACATCTCGGATCCGACCAATGGTGTCTTCGGCACGGTGACGATCACCGTGCCTCCGGCGCCGATGACCGACCATGTGGTCATCAGCGAGTTCGCCTCGAAGAACGCCGTCGCGGGGAGCACAGACCCCAATCACGACGACGAGTTCATCGAGCTCTACAACCCGACGAATGCCGCCGTTGCGCTCACGGGGTGGAAGATCCAGTACGCCTCGCCCACGGGGGGCTTCAACAACCTGGCGGGGCTGACGTCCCTGGGAAGCATCCCGGCGAAGGGCTTCTATCTGATTGCCCTGAAGGACAAGTTCACGGGTCCGACGCCTGATGCGACCTACACCGGTCTCACCGGCCACAACGGAGGCGGGCTGCGAATCCTTGATGCAGCGGGCAAGGTGGTGGATCTGCTGGGCTGGGGCACGGCCTCGGCTGCGAACCGTGAAGGCACCGCGGCTCCAGCCATTGATAACGCCCAGGCGGGTAGCAGCATCGAGCGCAAGTCGGTGGCCTCCTCAACAGCTGACACGATGAAGCCGGGCGGCGGCGACGCCTTGCGCGGCAACGGCTACGACAGCGACAACAACGGGAGCGACTTCGTGGTGCGCGCCACGCGTGATCCGCAGAACTCCTCGAGCGCGCCCGAGTCCCCGTAG
- a CDS encoding SDR family oxidoreductase, with translation MAQGVFRDGLLAGKSAFITGGSSGINLGIAEALVKAGAKVAINGRNVEKLEAAVKGLQAHGTALGVAADVRQYDALEKALRTARDAHGELDILVCGAAGNFPAPAAGMSSNAFRSVLEIDVLGTFNTCRAAFEHLRKPGACVLNISAPQAYLPMAMQAHVCAAKAGVDMLTRTLAIEWGGVGIRVNSITPGPIEDTEGMRRLAPGDDARGKLLEALPLGRLGTKQDIAQLALFLASDAASYITGSLMVCDGGQSLLGSGLMLKALGL, from the coding sequence ATGGCACAGGGTGTGTTCCGGGATGGATTGCTGGCGGGCAAGTCGGCGTTCATCACGGGGGGCAGCAGCGGCATCAACCTCGGTATCGCCGAGGCCCTCGTGAAGGCGGGCGCGAAGGTCGCCATCAATGGCCGCAACGTGGAGAAGTTGGAGGCGGCCGTGAAGGGGCTCCAGGCGCATGGCACCGCCCTGGGCGTGGCCGCCGACGTGCGCCAGTACGACGCCCTGGAGAAGGCCCTCCGGACGGCGCGCGACGCGCATGGGGAGCTCGACATCCTCGTGTGCGGCGCGGCGGGCAACTTCCCCGCGCCCGCGGCCGGCATGTCCTCCAATGCGTTCAGGTCGGTGCTGGAGATCGACGTGCTCGGCACCTTCAACACCTGCCGCGCCGCCTTCGAGCACCTGCGCAAGCCGGGCGCGTGCGTGCTCAACATCTCCGCCCCCCAGGCCTACCTGCCCATGGCCATGCAGGCCCACGTGTGCGCCGCCAAGGCCGGCGTGGACATGCTCACCCGCACTCTCGCCATCGAGTGGGGCGGCGTGGGTATCCGCGTCAACTCCATCACCCCCGGCCCCATCGAGGACACCGAGGGTATGCGCCGGCTCGCACCCGGCGACGATGCGCGCGGCAAGCTCCTCGAGGCCCTGCCCCTGGGTCGCCTCGGAACGAAGCAGGACATCGCGCAACTCGCGCTTTTCCTGGCATCCGACGCCGCTTCGTACATCACCGGCTCCCTGATGGTGTGCGATGGAGGCCAGTCCCTGCTCGGCTCCGGGTTGATGCTCAAGGCCCTGGGTCTGTGA
- a CDS encoding ATP-binding protein: MTPTAVSRLELDDPAPFLRWLGMDPVGVDLGAIDPVEMWGLVALATLGRVQGDEPLRIRTDRAARSCQFARAVGFEDLVNGESSSGPGEPGRTVKLTRIRTSDTTEPVAERISRLLITEARFEDTRRTLYYVLNELLRNVVQHSRDSLGGVVGAQVNRGGRNAERPAVQVAVADAGIGIPASLVSRHKSLTEPREALSRSLWPHVSSTFDEGETGSIQNAGMGLFFIAEMTKLVGGRLVLASRGATLILEGDERFEDPHGKTKFLEPGVGFPGTLVAFEMPSEAEQDYEGMIETIKERARERTPRRAVHKWLAFEAPPAEAQRFIVSQSRIEDTVEAQRFSEEKLLPRLFNKQPIALDFMGIPVCTQSYVHALLFEPLRMAWARKAKIYILNAQPAVRSTLELLENYALGG; encoded by the coding sequence ATGACGCCCACCGCTGTCTCACGCCTCGAATTGGATGACCCAGCGCCCTTCCTGCGCTGGCTGGGAATGGATCCGGTGGGGGTGGATCTGGGGGCCATCGATCCGGTGGAGATGTGGGGTCTCGTCGCGCTCGCGACCCTCGGCCGTGTCCAGGGAGACGAGCCGCTGCGGATCCGGACGGATCGGGCCGCGCGCTCCTGCCAGTTCGCCCGTGCGGTGGGGTTCGAGGATCTCGTCAATGGAGAGTCCTCCTCGGGTCCTGGAGAGCCTGGGCGTACCGTCAAGCTCACCCGGATCCGGACCTCCGATACGACCGAGCCGGTGGCGGAGCGGATCTCCAGACTGCTCATCACCGAGGCGCGATTCGAGGACACGCGGAGAACCCTCTACTACGTCCTCAACGAGCTGCTGCGCAACGTCGTCCAGCACAGCCGTGACTCCTTGGGTGGAGTGGTGGGGGCGCAGGTCAACAGGGGCGGCCGCAACGCGGAGCGTCCCGCGGTGCAGGTGGCCGTCGCGGATGCGGGCATCGGAATCCCCGCGAGCCTGGTGTCCCGGCACAAATCCCTGACGGAACCTCGAGAGGCGCTCTCCCGCTCGCTCTGGCCGCATGTCTCGAGCACCTTCGATGAAGGCGAGACGGGAAGCATCCAGAACGCGGGAATGGGTCTGTTCTTCATCGCGGAGATGACGAAGCTGGTGGGCGGGCGGCTCGTGCTGGCCTCGCGGGGCGCAACGCTCATCCTCGAGGGGGATGAGCGCTTCGAGGACCCTCATGGGAAGACGAAGTTCCTGGAGCCGGGAGTGGGCTTTCCCGGGACGCTCGTCGCCTTCGAGATGCCCTCCGAGGCCGAGCAGGACTACGAGGGCATGATCGAAACCATCAAGGAACGGGCACGGGAGAGAACACCTCGCCGCGCCGTCCACAAATGGTTGGCCTTCGAGGCGCCTCCCGCCGAGGCCCAGCGCTTCATCGTCAGTCAATCGCGGATCGAGGACACGGTGGAAGCGCAGCGCTTCTCCGAGGAGAAACTCCTTCCCCGGCTCTTCAACAAGCAGCCCATTGCCCTGGACTTCATGGGCATCCCGGTCTGTACGCAGAGTTACGTGCACGCCCTCTTGTTCGAGCCGCTTCGGATGGCCTGGGCGCGCAAGGCGAAGATCTACATCCTCAATGCCCAACCCGCGGTTCGCAGCACGTTGGAACTGCTGGAGAATTACGCGCTGGGGGGCTGA
- a CDS encoding Spy/CpxP family protein refolding chaperone, translated as MNTKSKILLVGSAVLGVVLLTGFRGGHMGWGARNPERIKQMITWRLDDRLEDLKATDDQKRTIQGLKDSLFDEGQKLVAEQREAGKEMVNQWDAAQPDARAVHALVDARVEAWRAFAHKVADAALEAHRVLTPAQRQQVSANAREHMNDRH; from the coding sequence ATGAACACGAAGAGCAAGATCCTCCTCGTCGGGTCCGCGGTCCTCGGTGTCGTCCTCCTCACGGGTTTCCGGGGCGGGCACATGGGCTGGGGCGCGCGCAACCCCGAGCGCATCAAGCAGATGATCACCTGGCGCCTGGATGACCGGCTCGAGGACCTGAAGGCCACGGACGACCAGAAGCGGACGATTCAAGGGCTCAAGGACTCCCTCTTCGACGAGGGCCAGAAGCTGGTGGCGGAGCAGCGCGAGGCGGGCAAGGAGATGGTGAACCAGTGGGATGCGGCCCAGCCCGACGCCCGCGCCGTGCATGCCCTGGTGGACGCGCGCGTGGAGGCCTGGCGCGCCTTCGCCCACAAGGTGGCCGACGCCGCCCTGGAGGCCCACCGCGTCCTCACCCCCGCGCAGCGCCAGCAGGTGTCGGCCAACGCCCGTGAACACATGAACGACCGCCACTAG
- the dnaE gene encoding DNA polymerase III subunit alpha, whose protein sequence is MSFTHLHLHSLYSLLDGAIRMKDLIKTVKEKGMTSVAVTDHGNMFATIDFYKKAKDAGIKPIIGMETYVAGPKGRADRTEKVGHHLILLAKNKEGYDNLKYLSSMAYREGFYYHPRIDKKLLADHSKGLFALTACLGGEVTGAAFRGDMDHARRAALEYKNIFEPDHFFLEVQSNGMPEQETANTNLKQLSRDLGIPLCATADAHYIKKEDARAHELLMCIASGKTLADGKRMKHSTDKLYVTSPQEMLEYFHDTPEAVHNTQRIVEQINLELKLGKPMLPTFQVPDSHTPDSFMAELARANLEERFKEIDLARFRAGQPPVDREPYKARLELELGVIQKMGFSGYFLIVQDFINWAKQNNIPVGPGRGSGAGSLVAYCLRITDLDPLPYNLLFERFLNPERVSMPDFDVDFCQDRRDEVIKYVGRKYGENNVGQIITFGSLKAKSVLRDVCRVFALPFSEGDRIAKLVPEVLGITLKEAIEQEPRLKEMMEKPSAIGQVDGKDVTTKDVLEIALALEGLHRQPGMHAAGVVIADKPLWEFVPTYQPPGEDTLITQFAKDEVEAAGLVKFDFLGLKTLTVIQNALNLINRNPPDGKPILREDIPLNDAEVWKLMADGDTAGVFQMESSGFTEMVMKLKPSCFEDVIAAGALYRPGPLDSGMVDVFINRKHGREKVVYPHPLLEPVLKDTYGVIVYQEQVMQISQVLGGYTLGRADLLRRAMGKKKAEVMQAERAGFLEGCKNNNVDLKVAGEIFDLMEKFAEYGFNKSHSAAYGLVTLHTAWLKAHYRVEFMAALLTSEKENTDKVVLHIGEARQSGVQVLPPDVNQSDMAFGAVEGKIRFGLGAIKGVGEGAIESIVEARKEGPFKSLFDFCERVDSRKVNRKVLEALVKAGSFDFEKRPRRQIFESIERAMSRGSSSQKDKAAGQSSLFGMLGGGASGGADLKNDYVQVEEWSEKERLALEKEAIGFYVSGHPLHAYDKELKRYARPITAVQRARKDEKLTIAGVVAALRERPTKTGKRMAWVTLEDLSGSLELVCFPGKDGTRNVMGKDGKWTKSGPKPGFEHWESLLKSDDPILVTGTVQINQRDEDTPVAELIVEDIQSLKAVREKRTKRLELRLPADLATDERLTKLAQIVKQYEGATPLAVSLLFSNEAEALIANLPLKVQVSDELIQSVERLFGMKVVEFG, encoded by the coding sequence ATGTCCTTTACCCACCTCCACCTGCACTCCCTGTACTCGCTCCTCGACGGCGCGATCCGGATGAAGGATCTCATCAAGACGGTGAAGGAGAAGGGGATGACGAGCGTGGCCGTGACGGATCACGGCAACATGTTCGCCACCATCGACTTCTACAAGAAGGCCAAGGACGCGGGCATCAAGCCCATCATCGGCATGGAGACGTACGTGGCCGGCCCCAAGGGGCGCGCGGACCGTACGGAGAAGGTGGGCCACCACCTCATCCTCCTGGCGAAGAACAAGGAGGGGTACGACAACCTCAAGTACCTCTCGTCCATGGCCTACCGCGAGGGCTTCTACTACCACCCGCGCATCGACAAGAAGCTCCTGGCCGACCACAGCAAGGGCCTGTTCGCCCTCACCGCGTGTCTGGGCGGCGAGGTGACGGGAGCCGCCTTCCGCGGGGACATGGACCACGCGCGCCGCGCGGCGCTCGAGTACAAGAACATCTTCGAGCCGGACCACTTCTTCCTCGAGGTGCAGTCCAACGGGATGCCCGAGCAGGAGACGGCCAACACCAACCTCAAGCAGCTCAGCCGCGACCTGGGCATCCCGCTGTGCGCCACCGCGGACGCGCACTACATCAAGAAGGAAGACGCGCGCGCGCACGAGCTGCTCATGTGCATCGCCAGCGGCAAGACGCTCGCGGACGGCAAGCGCATGAAGCACTCCACGGACAAGCTCTACGTCACGAGCCCCCAGGAGATGCTCGAGTACTTCCACGACACGCCCGAGGCCGTCCACAACACCCAGCGCATCGTCGAGCAGATCAACCTGGAGCTCAAGCTGGGCAAGCCCATGCTGCCCACCTTCCAGGTGCCCGACAGCCACACGCCCGACAGCTTCATGGCGGAGCTGGCGCGCGCGAACCTCGAGGAGCGCTTCAAGGAGATCGACCTGGCGCGCTTCCGCGCGGGCCAGCCGCCCGTGGACCGCGAGCCGTACAAGGCCCGCCTGGAGCTGGAGCTGGGCGTCATCCAGAAGATGGGGTTCAGCGGCTACTTCCTCATCGTCCAGGACTTCATCAACTGGGCCAAGCAGAACAACATCCCGGTGGGCCCCGGCCGTGGCTCGGGCGCGGGCAGCCTCGTGGCCTACTGCCTGCGCATCACCGACCTGGATCCGCTCCCGTACAACCTGCTCTTCGAGCGCTTCCTCAACCCCGAGCGCGTGTCGATGCCCGACTTCGACGTCGACTTCTGCCAGGACCGGCGCGACGAGGTCATCAAGTACGTGGGCCGCAAGTACGGGGAGAACAACGTCGGGCAGATCATCACCTTCGGCTCGCTCAAGGCCAAGAGCGTGCTGCGCGACGTGTGCCGCGTGTTCGCGCTGCCCTTCAGCGAGGGGGACCGCATCGCCAAGCTGGTGCCCGAGGTGCTCGGCATCACCCTCAAGGAAGCCATCGAGCAGGAGCCGCGGCTCAAGGAGATGATGGAGAAGCCGAGCGCCATCGGGCAGGTGGATGGCAAGGACGTCACCACCAAGGACGTGCTGGAGATCGCGCTCGCGCTCGAGGGACTGCACCGCCAGCCCGGCATGCACGCGGCCGGCGTGGTGATTGCCGACAAGCCCCTGTGGGAGTTCGTGCCCACCTACCAGCCGCCGGGCGAAGACACCCTCATCACCCAGTTCGCCAAGGACGAGGTGGAGGCCGCGGGCCTGGTGAAGTTCGACTTCCTCGGCCTCAAGACGCTCACCGTCATCCAGAACGCGCTCAACCTCATCAACCGCAACCCGCCCGACGGCAAGCCCATTCTGCGCGAGGACATCCCGCTGAATGACGCCGAGGTGTGGAAGCTCATGGCGGACGGCGACACGGCCGGCGTCTTCCAGATGGAGTCCAGCGGCTTCACCGAAATGGTGATGAAGCTCAAGCCGTCCTGCTTCGAAGACGTCATCGCCGCGGGCGCGCTCTACCGTCCGGGTCCGCTCGACTCGGGCATGGTGGACGTGTTCATCAACCGCAAGCACGGCCGCGAGAAGGTGGTGTACCCGCACCCCTTGCTCGAGCCCGTCCTCAAGGACACCTACGGCGTCATCGTCTACCAGGAACAGGTGATGCAGATCTCCCAGGTGCTGGGAGGCTACACCCTGGGCCGCGCGGACCTGCTTCGCCGCGCCATGGGCAAGAAGAAGGCCGAGGTCATGCAGGCCGAGCGCGCCGGCTTCCTCGAGGGCTGCAAGAACAACAACGTGGACCTGAAGGTCGCGGGGGAAATCTTCGACCTGATGGAGAAGTTCGCCGAGTACGGCTTCAACAAGAGCCACTCGGCGGCCTACGGACTCGTCACCCTGCACACCGCGTGGCTCAAGGCGCACTACCGCGTCGAGTTCATGGCGGCGCTGCTCACGAGCGAGAAGGAAAACACGGACAAGGTGGTGCTGCACATCGGCGAGGCGCGCCAGTCGGGCGTGCAGGTGCTGCCGCCGGATGTGAACCAGTCGGACATGGCGTTCGGCGCGGTGGAGGGGAAGATCCGCTTCGGCCTGGGCGCCATCAAGGGCGTGGGCGAGGGCGCCATCGAGTCCATCGTCGAGGCGCGCAAGGAAGGGCCCTTCAAGAGCCTGTTCGACTTCTGCGAGCGCGTGGACTCGCGCAAGGTGAACCGCAAGGTGCTCGAGGCGCTGGTGAAGGCGGGGTCCTTCGACTTCGAGAAGCGCCCGCGGCGGCAGATCTTCGAGAGCATCGAGCGCGCGATGAGCCGCGGCTCGAGCAGCCAGAAGGACAAGGCGGCGGGGCAGAGTTCGCTCTTCGGGATGCTGGGCGGGGGCGCGTCGGGTGGGGCGGACCTGAAGAACGACTACGTTCAGGTGGAGGAGTGGTCGGAGAAGGAGCGCCTGGCGCTGGAGAAGGAAGCCATCGGCTTCTACGTGTCGGGCCACCCGCTGCATGCCTACGACAAGGAGCTCAAGCGCTACGCGCGGCCCATCACCGCGGTGCAGCGCGCGCGCAAGGACGAGAAGCTCACCATCGCGGGCGTGGTGGCGGCGCTGCGCGAGCGGCCCACCAAGACGGGCAAGCGCATGGCGTGGGTGACGCTGGAGGATCTGTCCGGCTCGCTGGAGCTGGTGTGCTTCCCGGGCAAGGACGGCACGCGCAACGTCATGGGCAAGGACGGCAAGTGGACGAAGTCGGGGCCCAAGCCCGGCTTCGAGCACTGGGAGTCGCTGCTCAAGAGCGATGACCCCATCCTCGTGACGGGCACGGTGCAGATCAACCAGCGCGACGAGGACACGCCGGTGGCGGAGCTCATCGTGGAGGACATCCAGAGCCTCAAGGCGGTGCGGGAGAAGCGCACCAAGCGCCTGGAGCTGCGGCTGCCGGCGGATCTCGCCACGGACGAGCGGCTCACGAAGCTCGCGCAGATCGTCAAGCAGTACGAGGGCGCCACGCCCCTGGCGGTGAGCCTGCTGTTCTCCAACGAGGCCGAGGCGCTCATCGCCAACCTGCCGCTCAAGGTGCAGGTGAGCGACGAGCTCATCCAGTCGGTGGAACGGCTCTTCGGCATGAAGGTGGTCGAGTTCGGCTGA